The following proteins come from a genomic window of Desulfobacterales bacterium:
- a CDS encoding HDOD domain-containing protein — protein MPTASDLIKNFKKIKTLPHVAINLSQLISKENSTIKEIENIIKLDPTLVLRVLRLVNSPYYGLRQKVDNISKAVIYIGLENLRNMIVVDALKDLFKDAGDGDIFSREKLWLHCAVVAICGQMIAERIFRKKGEDLFLCGILHDIGMIIEEQAEHDLFISVINAYKPNTKTITDYEKDIIGTDHCLVGNQVIIEWKLPLEVQKGIKDHHKVSPDITPESITGMIQISEYLTGKLQYGIMPNMTVMLSPLLLKHISDNIDEYKVLLKDLPDELSKAKEIYKLD, from the coding sequence ATGCCAACTGCATCTGATTTAATTAAAAATTTTAAAAAAATCAAAACATTACCTCATGTTGCTATCAATTTATCCCAATTGATTTCTAAAGAAAATTCAACAATAAAAGAAATTGAAAATATAATTAAGCTTGACCCGACTTTAGTTCTTAGGGTACTCCGTCTTGTAAACAGCCCTTATTATGGGCTTAGACAAAAAGTTGATAATATTTCAAAAGCAGTTATATATATTGGGTTGGAAAATTTGAGAAATATGATTGTAGTTGATGCTTTAAAAGATTTGTTCAAGGATGCAGGCGACGGAGATATTTTTTCAAGGGAAAAATTATGGCTTCATTGCGCTGTTGTCGCGATATGTGGACAAATGATAGCGGAAAGAATTTTTAGAAAAAAAGGAGAAGATTTATTTCTTTGCGGAATTCTTCATGATATAGGCATGATAATAGAAGAGCAGGCTGAGCATGATCTTTTTATAAGTGTAATCAACGCATATAAACCGAATACTAAGACTATTACGGACTATGAAAAGGATATTATAGGAACTGATCATTGTTTAGTTGGAAATCAAGTAATTATTGAATGGAAGCTTCCATTAGAGGTACAGAAAGGTATAAAAGATCATCATAAAGTTTCTCCTGATATAACGCCTGAAAGTATTACAGGCATGATTCAAATATCAGAATACTTGACAGGGAAGCTGCAATACGGAATTATGCCGAATATGACAGTAATGTTATCTCCGTTGCTGCTTAAACATATAAGTGATAATATAGACGAATACAAGGTGCTTTTAAAAGATTTACCAGATGAGCTCTCAAAGGCAAAAGAAATTTATAAATTAGATTAA
- a CDS encoding response regulator has protein sequence MDISVDFFFSEFVNKDKKIIDFVSFLKKNIPDGIFFFIPEDGKEISSDSFFLSDNIKKTLLVKAKYTDEPVFELNNDGVQVFAVFIDDFKGILVFYFVDKEINLSSKYNLTSIVLSQCRIFFLEKSFATVQEDMSIQKKQLERKFDVLQERYREILDDNQRWHEIIQKQEHEYAQKLELEINARTSELKESNNMLNTKISEIELAEEALKEAKDSLELKNKQLVDVNKQLEEALEIANKMAIEAEIANKTKSEFLANMSHEIRTPLNCIIGMTELSMDTKLDDNQKEIFQIISSEANNLLGLINDVLDFSKIEAGKLELEMIPFDIRMVIDDIGSSFSVPSRQKELDFITYVSPEIPSKLIGDPGRIRQILVNLVGNALKFTDIGEIFVSCELSKEDEGYIILYLNICDTGIGIPKEKQGLIFESFTQADGSTSRKYGGTGLGTSISKRLVDMMRGEIGVVSSEGKGSTFWFTVRLKKSQEELKAKSINNLKSYNALIIDDNSTTCSVLRKYLEYLGCNVLDVHSLKESLNVLNTFMLSENKVDLIFIDNEFSDISSFNILKTIKGIERILIVFMQYPGSLSDKLDLSDKLDLSGIDLSMFLSKPLKWYAVEKIFSGSLEIHKTVKQLNQDVNFDGKRFEAAKKNIRVLLVEDYPTNQKIGIKHLESAGYSVVLAENGRIASDFYSKENFDVILMDIQMPEMDGFEATKAIRNIEKDRNSVRTPIIAMTAHAINSYRDICIKAGMDDYITKPLTKNELLNIVEKWTFTRERSESLDVIKTLDNQSISEQPKTNDKHREFLKNEPMDMEKALQEFDSDVDFFKEIVHEFIKKVKSQTKEMIAAISENNPKKLAECAHSIKGGSANLTAMDLSKSAHELEKIGKAGNIDNGLDLLEIFKKEFKRFEDYFNIALK, from the coding sequence ATGGATATTTCTGTTGATTTTTTTTTTAGTGAATTTGTAAATAAAGATAAAAAGATTATTGATTTTGTATCCTTCCTTAAAAAAAATATTCCTGATGGGATATTTTTTTTCATACCTGAAGATGGAAAAGAAATATCTTCAGATTCTTTTTTTTTATCTGATAATATAAAGAAAACTCTTCTTGTAAAGGCTAAATATACAGACGAACCTGTGTTTGAATTGAATAATGATGGAGTTCAGGTTTTCGCAGTATTTATTGATGATTTTAAAGGCATTCTTGTTTTTTATTTCGTGGATAAAGAGATTAATTTATCGTCAAAATATAACCTTACCTCTATTGTGTTATCCCAGTGTAGAATATTTTTTTTAGAAAAAAGTTTTGCGACTGTTCAAGAGGATATGTCTATTCAAAAAAAACAACTTGAACGTAAGTTTGATGTGCTTCAGGAAAGATATCGTGAAATTTTAGATGATAACCAAAGATGGCATGAAATAATACAGAAGCAAGAGCATGAATACGCCCAAAAACTTGAATTAGAAATAAATGCGCGAACTTCTGAGCTTAAAGAATCTAATAATATGCTTAATACAAAAATATCTGAGATTGAGCTTGCTGAAGAAGCTTTAAAAGAAGCTAAAGATTCTTTGGAGCTTAAAAATAAACAACTCGTTGATGTTAATAAACAGCTCGAAGAAGCTCTTGAAATAGCTAATAAAATGGCAATTGAGGCTGAAATAGCCAATAAGACGAAGAGCGAATTTCTTGCGAACATGAGTCACGAAATCAGGACTCCTTTAAATTGTATCATCGGTATGACTGAACTTTCAATGGATACAAAGCTTGATGATAATCAGAAAGAAATATTTCAAATAATTTCATCAGAAGCTAACAATCTTCTCGGCCTTATAAATGATGTTCTTGATTTTTCTAAGATTGAAGCCGGAAAACTTGAGCTTGAAATGATACCTTTTGATATAAGAATGGTTATAGATGATATAGGAAGCAGTTTTTCTGTTCCTTCAAGACAGAAAGAGCTTGACTTTATTACCTATGTTTCTCCTGAAATACCTTCAAAACTTATTGGAGATCCAGGGAGGATTCGTCAGATTCTCGTTAATCTTGTAGGTAATGCTTTAAAATTTACAGATATAGGAGAAATATTTGTTTCATGTGAGCTTTCAAAGGAAGATGAAGGATATATAATACTTTATTTGAATATATGTGACACAGGCATAGGCATTCCAAAGGAAAAACAAGGTCTGATTTTTGAGAGCTTTACTCAGGCTGATGGTTCCACGTCACGTAAATACGGAGGGACAGGTCTTGGAACTAGCATATCGAAACGCCTTGTAGATATGATGAGAGGAGAAATAGGAGTTGTTAGCTCAGAAGGAAAGGGAAGTACTTTTTGGTTTACGGTAAGATTGAAAAAAAGCCAGGAAGAATTAAAGGCTAAATCTATAAACAATTTAAAAAGTTATAATGCTCTTATAATTGATGATAATTCAACAACTTGTTCTGTTTTAAGAAAGTATCTTGAATATTTAGGATGTAATGTTTTAGATGTTCATTCTTTAAAAGAATCATTAAATGTGCTTAATACTTTTATGCTATCTGAAAATAAAGTTGATTTGATTTTTATTGACAATGAATTTTCAGATATATCTTCTTTTAACATTTTAAAAACAATAAAAGGTATTGAAAGAATATTGATTGTATTCATGCAGTATCCTGGTAGTTTAAGCGATAAATTGGATTTAAGCGATAAATTGGATTTAAGCGGTATAGATTTAAGCATGTTTTTATCTAAGCCTTTAAAATGGTATGCTGTAGAAAAAATATTTAGCGGCTCATTAGAAATTCATAAAACTGTAAAACAATTAAATCAGGATGTTAATTTTGATGGAAAAAGATTTGAAGCTGCAAAAAAGAATATTCGAGTTTTGCTAGTTGAAGATTATCCGACAAACCAGAAAATAGGCATAAAACACCTTGAGAGTGCTGGATATAGTGTAGTCTTAGCTGAAAACGGAAGAATAGCTTCTGATTTTTATAGCAAAGAAAATTTTGATGTTATACTCATGGATATACAAATGCCAGAAATGGATGGTTTTGAAGCTACAAAGGCAATTAGGAATATTGAAAAGGATAGAAATTCTGTGCGCACCCCTATTATTGCTATGACAGCGCACGCTATTAATTCTTATAGGGATATATGTATTAAAGCTGGCATGGATGACTATATTACTAAACCTTTAACAAAAAATGAACTTCTCAATATAGTTGAAAAATGGACGTTTACTCGAGAAAGATCTGAATCTTTAGATGTTATTAAAACGCTGGATAATCAATCTATCAGTGAACAACCGAAAACGAATGATAAACATCGAGAATTTTTGAAAAATGAACCCATGGATATGGAAAAAGCTCTTCAAGAATTTGATTCAGATGTAGATTTTTTTAAGGAAATTGTGCATGAGTTTATAAAAAAAGTAAAATCCCAGACTAAAGAGATGATTGCCGCGATATCAGAAAATAATCCGAAAAAATTAGCTGAATGTGCCCATTCAATAAAAGGCGGGTCAGCGAATCTTACCGCAATGGATCTATCTAAATCAGCCCATGAACTTGAAAAAATAGGAAAGGCTGGCAATATAGATAATGGGCTTGATCTTTTGGAAATATTTAAAAAAGAGTTTAAGCGAT